From a region of the Panicum virgatum strain AP13 chromosome 2K, P.virgatum_v5, whole genome shotgun sequence genome:
- the LOC120665436 gene encoding uncharacterized protein LOC120665436 isoform X1 gives MVGESLNPAAEMLLRPLLRRAAAAAAASSGGARATALPEPPAALASLLLASRSYAKAKGGGKPAASTSNRGKVRAKDPRGGASADDADGDEFAAGGGGDELDAEFELPTDPLPPTYDPALDVGPGGRPLFAFTDTFGSFAHRNANVYVDFTLDEWNAMLPEGLPAGMMKEFQETRRCAVMVRKSFLDLRDNFRRIVDPAVTANLKDIKKQIVLDGPRSCGKSIALAMLVHWARTEGWLVFYVPQGKDWTHGGFFYRNTYSDFFDTPIQAAKILQDFLKYNETRLLQLPCQIFEPIPLGEGAGVGKMKGVDTVEMPEGSTLYDLIQTGITHTHASVGVVVRLRKELSLVKDVPVLFAIDQYNSWFTFSEFQEPVTVRSCRPIHAKELTMVNAYRSMLHNDMMVGAFSHSTAVGKLRQELPDVPSDARLMFPRYTLEEAETVCHYYMRQKIIRRESFSEEKWKKIYYLSNGNGSEMRWLAAFV, from the exons atggttggagaaagcctaaACCCCGCCGCCGAAATGCtcctccgccccctcctccgccgcgccgccgccgccgccgcggcatccTCCGGCGGCGCTCGCGCCACCGCGCTCCCCGAAccgcccgccgcgctcgcctccctcctcctggcCTCCCGGTCCTACGCGAAGGCCAAGGGCGGGGGCAAGCCGGCGGCGTCCACGTCCAACCGCGGCAAGGTCCGCGCCAAGGACCCGCGGGGCGGGGCGTCGGCGGACGACGCCGATGGGGACGAGTTCGCcgccgggggcgggggcgacGAACTCGACGCCGAGTTCGAGCTGCCCACGGACCCGCTGCCCCCGACCTACGACCCGGCGCTCGACGTCGGCCCTGGCGGCCGCCCGCTCTTCGCCTTCACCGACACGTTCGGGTCGTTCGCGCACCGCAACGCCAACGTCTATGTCGACTTCAC TTTGGATGAATGGAATGCCATGTTACCAGAAGGGTTGCCAGCAGGGATGATGAAGGAGTTTCAGGAGACAAGACGGTGTGCTGTAATGGTGAGGAAGAGCTTCCTAGATCTCCGGGATAACTTCCGTAGGATTGTTGATCCGGCCGTTACAGCCAATCTCAAAG ATATCAAAAAACAAATTGTCTTGGATGGGCCACGGAGTTGTGGTAAAAGCATTGCACTTGCGATGCTTGTCCACTGGGCACGTACTGAAGGATGGCTGGTATTCTATGTTCCACAAGGGAAGGATTGGACTCATGGAGGATTCTTCTATAGAAACACATACAGTGATTTTTTTGATACACCAATACAAGCTGCCAAGATCTTGCAG GATTTCTTGAAGTACAACGAAACACGCTTACTGCAATTACCATGTCAAATTTTTGAGCCTATCCCCCTGGGAGAAGGTGCTGGTGTTGGAAAGATGAAAGGGGTTGACACAGTGGAAATGCCTGAAGGGTCCACATTATATGATCTCATTCAAACTGGGATAACCCACACACATGCTTCTGTTGGTGTTGTAGTTCGCTTAAGGAAGGAACTATCCCTTGTTAAAGATGTGCCTGTATTATTTGCAATTGATCAG TACAATAGTTGGTTTACATTCAGTGAGTTTCAGGAGCCTGTAACTGTTAGATCTTGTCGACCAATCCATGCGAAAGAGCTTACAATG GTCAATGCTTATAGGTCAATGTTGCACAATGATATGATGGTAGGAGCCTTTTCACACTCAACAGCTGTTGGCAAACTACGGCAGGAGCTTCCAGATGTTCCCTCTGATGCTCGTTTGATGTTTCCACGTTACACCTTAGAAGAAGCTGAGACTGTGTGTCACTATTATATGAG GCAAAAGATCATTCGGCGTGAGAGTTTTTCAGAAGAGAAGTGGAAAAAGATCTATTATTTATCAAATGGAAACGGCTCAGAGATGAGATGGCTTGCTGCCTTTGTTTGA
- the LOC120665436 gene encoding uncharacterized protein LOC120665436 isoform X2, producing the protein MLLRPLLRRAAAAAAASSGGARATALPEPPAALASLLLASRSYAKAKGGGKPAASTSNRGKVRAKDPRGGASADDADGDEFAAGGGGDELDAEFELPTDPLPPTYDPALDVGPGGRPLFAFTDTFGSFAHRNANVYVDFTLDEWNAMLPEGLPAGMMKEFQETRRCAVMVRKSFLDLRDNFRRIVDPAVTANLKDIKKQIVLDGPRSCGKSIALAMLVHWARTEGWLVFYVPQGKDWTHGGFFYRNTYSDFFDTPIQAAKILQDFLKYNETRLLQLPCQIFEPIPLGEGAGVGKMKGVDTVEMPEGSTLYDLIQTGITHTHASVGVVVRLRKELSLVKDVPVLFAIDQYNSWFTFSEFQEPVTVRSCRPIHAKELTMVNAYRSMLHNDMMVGAFSHSTAVGKLRQELPDVPSDARLMFPRYTLEEAETVCHYYMRQKIIRRESFSEEKWKKIYYLSNGNGSEMRWLAAFV; encoded by the exons ATGCtcctccgccccctcctccgccgcgccgccgccgccgccgcggcatccTCCGGCGGCGCTCGCGCCACCGCGCTCCCCGAAccgcccgccgcgctcgcctccctcctcctggcCTCCCGGTCCTACGCGAAGGCCAAGGGCGGGGGCAAGCCGGCGGCGTCCACGTCCAACCGCGGCAAGGTCCGCGCCAAGGACCCGCGGGGCGGGGCGTCGGCGGACGACGCCGATGGGGACGAGTTCGCcgccgggggcgggggcgacGAACTCGACGCCGAGTTCGAGCTGCCCACGGACCCGCTGCCCCCGACCTACGACCCGGCGCTCGACGTCGGCCCTGGCGGCCGCCCGCTCTTCGCCTTCACCGACACGTTCGGGTCGTTCGCGCACCGCAACGCCAACGTCTATGTCGACTTCAC TTTGGATGAATGGAATGCCATGTTACCAGAAGGGTTGCCAGCAGGGATGATGAAGGAGTTTCAGGAGACAAGACGGTGTGCTGTAATGGTGAGGAAGAGCTTCCTAGATCTCCGGGATAACTTCCGTAGGATTGTTGATCCGGCCGTTACAGCCAATCTCAAAG ATATCAAAAAACAAATTGTCTTGGATGGGCCACGGAGTTGTGGTAAAAGCATTGCACTTGCGATGCTTGTCCACTGGGCACGTACTGAAGGATGGCTGGTATTCTATGTTCCACAAGGGAAGGATTGGACTCATGGAGGATTCTTCTATAGAAACACATACAGTGATTTTTTTGATACACCAATACAAGCTGCCAAGATCTTGCAG GATTTCTTGAAGTACAACGAAACACGCTTACTGCAATTACCATGTCAAATTTTTGAGCCTATCCCCCTGGGAGAAGGTGCTGGTGTTGGAAAGATGAAAGGGGTTGACACAGTGGAAATGCCTGAAGGGTCCACATTATATGATCTCATTCAAACTGGGATAACCCACACACATGCTTCTGTTGGTGTTGTAGTTCGCTTAAGGAAGGAACTATCCCTTGTTAAAGATGTGCCTGTATTATTTGCAATTGATCAG TACAATAGTTGGTTTACATTCAGTGAGTTTCAGGAGCCTGTAACTGTTAGATCTTGTCGACCAATCCATGCGAAAGAGCTTACAATG GTCAATGCTTATAGGTCAATGTTGCACAATGATATGATGGTAGGAGCCTTTTCACACTCAACAGCTGTTGGCAAACTACGGCAGGAGCTTCCAGATGTTCCCTCTGATGCTCGTTTGATGTTTCCACGTTACACCTTAGAAGAAGCTGAGACTGTGTGTCACTATTATATGAG GCAAAAGATCATTCGGCGTGAGAGTTTTTCAGAAGAGAAGTGGAAAAAGATCTATTATTTATCAAATGGAAACGGCTCAGAGATGAGATGGCTTGCTGCCTTTGTTTGA